The following proteins are co-located in the Phragmites australis chromosome 10, lpPhrAust1.1, whole genome shotgun sequence genome:
- the LOC133883279 gene encoding zinc finger A20 and AN1 domain-containing stress-associated protein 8 — MEHKETGCQAPEGPILCINNCGFFGSAATMNMCSKCHKEMILKQEQAKLAASSIDSIVNGNDAVNDPVVAGSAVVAVAQVEVQTLNVQLADVAGPSEGVVVIPKGKEGPNRCSTCRKRVGLTGFNCRCGNLYCAVHRYSDKHDCKFDYRTAAMDSIAKANPVVKAEKLDKI; from the coding sequence ATGGAGCACAAGGAGACTGGATGCCAGGCCCCTGAGGGACCCATCCTTTGCATCAATAACTGTGGCTTCTTCGGCAGTGCAGCTACCATGAACATGTGCTCCAAGTGCCACAAGGAGATGATATTGAAGCAGGAGCAAGCCAAGCTGGCTGCCTCCTCTATCGATAGCATCGTCAATGGTAACGATGCTGTGAATGATCCAGTTGTTGCTGGCAGCGCCGTGGTAGCTGTTGCTCAAGTTGAGGTGCAGACACTCAATGTGCAGCTCGCCGATGTTGCTGGCCCCAGTGAGGGGGTCGTGGTGATCCCCAAAGGGAAGGAAGGGCCAAACCGGTGCAGCACCTGTAGGAAGAGGGTTGGGCTTACGGGATTCAACTGCCGGTGTGGGAACTTGTACTGTGCAGTCCATCGCTACTCCGACAAGCATGACTGCAAGTTTGACTATCGGACTGCGGCCATGGATTCCATTGCCAAGGCTAATCCAGTGGTGAAGGCGGAAAAGCTCGACAAGATCTAA